Proteins encoded in a region of the Neodiprion lecontei isolate iyNeoLeco1 chromosome 5, iyNeoLeco1.1, whole genome shotgun sequence genome:
- the LOC107227992 gene encoding tRNA-splicing endonuclease subunit Sen34 isoform X1, producing the protein MSELIDLAWSNECAYVWSAEDWLKLRTEHRIIGELIGCLPKLPRQEVLLGLPLLLMPEEVSLMIEKNIARLVDYPSIRKQPSESFKKIFQEHRDKLYKEQEVCLRDERRKQVTLMMDKIIEGKKRKTLGVSTSKKKLRKQEVDVDTHAAMMKINIDRDVLLNEEMAKLPKLEQRDALVQTHTAYPWTADVEVKNSEWKYPSTPEEVVRYKVYKDLWEKEFYITSGEKFGGDFLAYPGDPIMFHSQMVITCRDRTEEIPISELIAHSRVGCHVRKTQVFATLSENGDSVKYQSFQWSESCIL; encoded by the exons ATGTCGGAGCTCATTGATTTGGCTTGGTCAAATGAATGTGCTTACGTATGGAGTGCGGAAG ATTGGTTAAAGTTGAGGACTGAGCACAGAATAATAGGGGAGCTGATTGGCTGCCTTCCAAAACTGCCTCGGCAAGAAGTTTTACTCGGTTTGCCGCTACTTTTGATGCCAGAAGAAGTTTCCTTGATgatagagaaaaatattgcacGCCTGGTTGACTACCCGTCGATTCGCAAGCAACCCAGCGAAtctttcaagaaaatttttcaagaacaTAGAGATAAATTGTACAAAGAGCAGGAAGTTTGCTTGAGAGATGAGAGAAGGAAGCAG GTGACGTTGATGATGGATAAAATAATTGagggaaagaagagaaaaactcTTGGTGTTAgtacaagtaaaaaaaaattacgtaaacAGGAAGTCGATGTTGATACTCATGCTgcgatgatgaaaattaacaTCGATCGCGATGTTTTGTTGAATGAGGAAATGGCTAAACTACCAAAACTCGAACAGCGTGATGCCTTGGTTCAAACTCACACTG CTTATCCTTGGACAGCTGAtgtagaagtaaaaaattcggAGTGGAAGTATCCTTCTACACCCGAAGAAGTTGTTCGATACAAAGTGTACAAAGACCTgtgggaaaaagaattttacatAACCAGTGGCGAAAAATTTGGTGGTGACTTTCTGGCATATCCAG gTGATCCTATAATGTTCCATTCACAAATGGTAATAACATGCAGGGATCGAACAGAGGAGATACCAATTTCAGAATTGATAGCTCATTCCCGAGTTGGATGTCATGTACGAAAGACTCAAGTGTTTGCTACCCTATCGGAAAACGGTGATAGTGTTAAATATCAGTCATTCCAATGGTCAGAATCGTGCATACTCTAA
- the LOC107227992 gene encoding tRNA-splicing endonuclease subunit Sen34 isoform X2, translated as MPEEVSLMIEKNIARLVDYPSIRKQPSESFKKIFQEHRDKLYKEQEVCLRDERRKQVTLMMDKIIEGKKRKTLGVSTSKKKLRKQEVDVDTHAAMMKINIDRDVLLNEEMAKLPKLEQRDALVQTHTAYPWTADVEVKNSEWKYPSTPEEVVRYKVYKDLWEKEFYITSGEKFGGDFLAYPGDPIMFHSQMVITCRDRTEEIPISELIAHSRVGCHVRKTQVFATLSENGDSVKYQSFQWSESCIL; from the exons ATGCCAGAAGAAGTTTCCTTGATgatagagaaaaatattgcacGCCTGGTTGACTACCCGTCGATTCGCAAGCAACCCAGCGAAtctttcaagaaaatttttcaagaacaTAGAGATAAATTGTACAAAGAGCAGGAAGTTTGCTTGAGAGATGAGAGAAGGAAGCAG GTGACGTTGATGATGGATAAAATAATTGagggaaagaagagaaaaactcTTGGTGTTAgtacaagtaaaaaaaaattacgtaaacAGGAAGTCGATGTTGATACTCATGCTgcgatgatgaaaattaacaTCGATCGCGATGTTTTGTTGAATGAGGAAATGGCTAAACTACCAAAACTCGAACAGCGTGATGCCTTGGTTCAAACTCACACTG CTTATCCTTGGACAGCTGAtgtagaagtaaaaaattcggAGTGGAAGTATCCTTCTACACCCGAAGAAGTTGTTCGATACAAAGTGTACAAAGACCTgtgggaaaaagaattttacatAACCAGTGGCGAAAAATTTGGTGGTGACTTTCTGGCATATCCAG gTGATCCTATAATGTTCCATTCACAAATGGTAATAACATGCAGGGATCGAACAGAGGAGATACCAATTTCAGAATTGATAGCTCATTCCCGAGTTGGATGTCATGTACGAAAGACTCAAGTGTTTGCTACCCTATCGGAAAACGGTGATAGTGTTAAATATCAGTCATTCCAATGGTCAGAATCGTGCATACTCTAA